A genomic segment from Acidimicrobiales bacterium encodes:
- a CDS encoding ROK family protein → MPSLGVDLGGTKIMAVLVVDGRVIEKVKRPTPRVGTPADVLDAIASAIGKVDPDRRADAIGIGVPGPVRPGTGVVPVAGNLPGWDHDVDVAAGLRDRCDGRAVVVDNDVNVGTLAEVRVGAAVGADNVLGVFMGTGVGAALVLDGELRHGPRGMAGELGHAYVAFRDFADVELGRGELEDYAGRRMMEARARATHRDGAPTMLVELAGEGRMKSSTWEAALAADDPVAATILTEATEAMAAAIASAVALVDIELVVLGGGMAERLGESFRLDLEQRLASRALAGATAEIRSARLGSTGGAIGAALRMEEAA, encoded by the coding sequence ATGCCGAGCCTTGGCGTCGACTTGGGCGGCACGAAGATCATGGCGGTGCTTGTCGTCGACGGACGCGTGATCGAGAAGGTCAAGCGCCCGACCCCCCGGGTGGGCACTCCCGCCGACGTGTTGGATGCGATCGCGTCAGCGATCGGGAAGGTCGATCCCGACCGGCGGGCCGACGCGATCGGCATCGGGGTGCCGGGGCCGGTCCGGCCGGGCACCGGCGTGGTGCCGGTGGCGGGCAACCTCCCGGGGTGGGACCACGACGTCGATGTCGCCGCCGGTCTGCGCGACCGCTGCGACGGACGAGCCGTGGTCGTCGACAACGACGTCAACGTGGGCACGCTCGCCGAGGTGCGCGTCGGCGCCGCGGTCGGGGCCGACAATGTGCTCGGCGTGTTCATGGGCACGGGGGTGGGTGCCGCGCTGGTGCTCGATGGTGAGCTGCGCCATGGCCCCCGCGGCATGGCGGGCGAGCTGGGCCACGCCTATGTCGCTTTCCGCGACTTCGCCGACGTCGAGCTCGGGCGCGGCGAGTTGGAGGACTATGCCGGTCGGCGGATGATGGAGGCGCGGGCCCGGGCGACCCATCGCGACGGGGCCCCGACCATGCTCGTGGAGCTGGCCGGCGAGGGTCGCATGAAGTCGTCCACCTGGGAGGCGGCGCTCGCCGCCGATGATCCGGTGGCCGCGACGATTCTGACCGAGGCAACCGAGGCGATGGCGGCCGCCATCGCCAGTGCCGTCGCCCTGGTCGACATCGAACTGGTCGTCCTCGGCGGGGGAATGGCCGAGCGTCTGGGCGAATCGTTCCGGCTCGACCTCGAACAACGGCTGGCCTCGCGCGCGCTCGCCGGTGCCACCGCCGAGATCCGCAGTGCGCGGCTCGGCTCCACCGGCGGCGCGATCGGCGCCGCCCTTCGAATGGAGGAAGCCGCGTGA
- the ppk1 gene encoding polyphosphate kinase 1, producing the protein MTQDPHLPIGSPTSPSTSPLAAASPQVGGWDDNDTDFLNRELSWLAFNARVLTLAIDDEVPLLEQLAFLAIYASNLDEFFQVRVSGLDDQVAAGIHTRAPDGRTPREQVAAVREVVTELGAEHERVVLTQMLPALREHGIELVDHAELTPAEVEEIEERFRARIFPVLTPLAVDPGHPFPYISDLSLNLAVVVRDLVDGRDRFARVKVPNTLPRWMQLGDADRFVSLESVIAAHLGSLFPGLEIVESHVFRVTRNADLTLEDTEAEDLLAAVEVELRRRRFGRAVRLEVASTMSPEVLDLLQRELDIEESEVYPTAAPLDATSYFEIATLDRPDLRWPDWQGITEPQLEAEEGRVDFFEVLRKGDVLVHHPYSSFNASVVEFIRQAALDPDVLAIKLTLYRTSGQSPIIDALINASELGKQVAVLVELKARFDEAANIGWARRLEKAGVHVAYGIVGLKIHSKICMVVREEADGIRRYCHLGTGNYNHRTARFYEDLAVLTADPEVGEDLADLFNGLTGYSQSHEFQRILVAPQHLRARLTELIRREADSGRGALVFKMNSLVDPQMIEELYAASQAGVDIDLIVRGICCLRPGVPGLSDRIRVRSIVGRYLEHSRIYHFANGDGVGQPLTYIGSADLMSRNLDRRIEVLLEVTDPVALGRLQEVVDINRTDDRLAWTLDGSGTWTRHRGTVGIDGQERFQQLARARRATHG; encoded by the coding sequence GTGACACAGGACCCTCACCTCCCGATCGGGTCGCCCACCTCACCTTCGACGTCCCCCCTGGCGGCGGCCTCGCCGCAGGTCGGTGGCTGGGACGACAACGACACCGACTTCCTGAACCGGGAGCTGAGCTGGCTCGCGTTCAACGCCCGGGTGCTCACGCTGGCGATCGACGACGAGGTGCCGTTGCTCGAGCAGCTGGCGTTCCTGGCCATCTACGCCAGCAACCTCGACGAGTTCTTCCAGGTGCGTGTGTCGGGTCTGGATGATCAGGTCGCGGCGGGCATCCACACCCGCGCCCCGGACGGCCGCACCCCGCGCGAGCAGGTCGCGGCGGTGCGCGAGGTCGTGACCGAGCTCGGTGCCGAACACGAACGGGTGGTGCTCACGCAGATGCTCCCGGCACTGCGCGAGCACGGCATCGAACTGGTGGACCATGCCGAACTGACCCCAGCCGAGGTCGAGGAGATCGAGGAGCGCTTCCGCGCCCGGATCTTCCCGGTGCTCACTCCGCTCGCGGTCGACCCCGGTCATCCGTTCCCCTACATCTCCGACCTGTCGCTCAATCTCGCCGTGGTCGTCCGCGATCTGGTCGACGGGCGCGACCGTTTCGCACGCGTGAAGGTGCCGAACACGCTTCCTCGTTGGATGCAGCTCGGCGATGCCGACCGCTTCGTGTCGCTCGAGTCCGTCATCGCGGCCCATCTCGGCAGCCTCTTCCCCGGGCTCGAGATCGTCGAGTCCCATGTCTTCCGGGTCACCCGCAACGCCGATCTCACCCTCGAGGACACCGAGGCCGAGGATCTGCTCGCCGCAGTCGAGGTCGAGCTTCGTCGCCGTCGATTCGGACGGGCCGTGCGGCTCGAAGTCGCGTCCACCATGTCACCGGAGGTGCTCGACCTCCTGCAGCGAGAGCTCGACATCGAGGAGTCCGAGGTCTATCCCACGGCCGCGCCGCTCGACGCCACCTCCTACTTCGAGATCGCCACGCTCGACCGCCCCGACCTCCGCTGGCCCGACTGGCAGGGGATCACCGAACCCCAGCTCGAAGCCGAGGAGGGTCGCGTCGACTTCTTCGAGGTCCTGCGCAAGGGCGACGTGCTGGTCCACCACCCCTACTCGTCCTTCAACGCGTCGGTCGTCGAGTTCATCCGTCAGGCTGCACTCGACCCCGATGTGCTGGCGATCAAGCTCACGCTCTATCGCACCTCGGGTCAGAGTCCGATCATCGACGCGCTGATCAACGCGTCGGAGCTGGGCAAGCAGGTCGCGGTGCTGGTGGAGCTCAAGGCACGCTTCGACGAGGCCGCGAACATCGGTTGGGCCCGACGCCTGGAGAAGGCCGGCGTGCATGTCGCCTACGGCATCGTCGGGCTGAAGATCCACTCGAAGATCTGCATGGTCGTGCGCGAGGAAGCCGACGGAATTCGTCGCTATTGCCACCTGGGCACCGGCAACTACAACCATCGCACCGCCCGTTTCTACGAGGACCTCGCGGTACTCACCGCCGATCCCGAGGTCGGCGAGGATCTCGCCGACCTCTTCAACGGGCTCACCGGCTACAGCCAGTCACACGAGTTCCAGCGGATCCTGGTCGCCCCGCAACACCTTCGGGCGCGCCTCACCGAACTGATCCGCCGCGAGGCCGACTCCGGACGGGGCGCGCTGGTCTTCAAGATGAACAGTCTCGTCGACCCGCAGATGATCGAGGAGCTCTACGCCGCGTCGCAGGCCGGGGTCGACATCGACCTCATCGTGCGGGGCATCTGTTGTCTCCGGCCCGGGGTGCCGGGTCTGTCCGATCGCATCCGGGTGCGATCGATCGTGGGTCGCTACCTCGAGCACTCCCGGATCTACCACTTCGCGAACGGCGACGGTGTCGGCCAACCGCTCACCTACATCGGCAGCGCCGACCTCATGTCCCGCAATCTCGATCGCCGAATCGAGGTGCTGCTGGAAGTGACCGATCCCGTGGCACTCGGGCGACTCCAGGAAGTGGTCGACATCAATCGCACCGATGACCGCCTTGCGTGGACCCTCGACGGATCGGGAACGTGGACCCGTCACCGCGGAACGGTCGGCATCGATGGCCAGGAGCGGTTCCAGCAGCTCGCCCGAGCCCGACGAGCCACCCATGGGTGA
- a CDS encoding WhiB family transcriptional regulator produces the protein MHSEIETEEKAWQDYANCLGVDPDLFFPERGASTREAKEVCRGCVVRDDCLEYALQNGEKFGIWGGMSERERRRIRRQRALARAAAAAQADSVTA, from the coding sequence ATGCATTCAGAAATCGAGACCGAAGAAAAGGCGTGGCAGGACTACGCGAACTGCCTTGGTGTGGATCCTGATCTGTTCTTTCCCGAGCGTGGCGCCTCCACTCGTGAGGCGAAGGAAGTGTGTCGCGGCTGCGTCGTGCGAGACGACTGCCTCGAGTACGCACTGCAAAATGGCGAGAAGTTCGGTATCTGGGGCGGGATGAGCGAGCGTGAACGACGCCGGATCCGGCGTCAGCGGGCCCTGGCTCGTGCGGCGGCGGCTGCGCAGGCCGACAGCGTCACCGCCTAG
- a CDS encoding EAL domain-containing protein: protein MNAPAGHSERAEIGSMAWHRQFAAYVNEAIARLARSEAEQFETELHEVFAQFAGLLDLVVIGESTMDDAGVLWFDANETDAAAVAADGDLLRRCPAGDGPFSVLGRPGTTLLAAPAQSGGFSRFTAASLRPHVAASGDVVIGLEVVSSVVGAARQRVIAEHNLRQQVETQRFLGEFAHRAAVAAADDATLLELLQSARDRFGVSSASTLVRDGDEYLLVATTDFLGTTVLEPGSRIKADLKQLDDLMSAGHSIRSLGSFDNRPSSLRAEGEVLSVPSVGPEGVEGLVVFADVNRRSWTAAEIGAAKSVAGSLQKLTLRAEREREHRQRRALDGLVTDAASLASSATLETLDGIVDEALRLAIERLDIRGAALWAVGPEHSVRVMGRWNDGRTTRRPATIALSEAERAALVENGHAVVRIATLDTDSLDPDDGLALVVPIGAEPAGLVVLVDPDRHWSGEDIAAAKALANIAEQTRARLSTETMIRSRLREERFAAAIASRSVDIDLANIEDRVKEMLRLALDHYGVVEASMWRIKDGRMSCWNGVRRDGHDPTRGAPVSVPDLNRLRHEGLVVARLGDLHDGDATRPEADDAPVLIVGLDDTDRIPGALVLIDPMARRWQDESIASVRAFTDTLNQLRLRTDVTRRLARQEAVDAVLATASRDFVDTTLDDAPEAIAGVLESMRVHLRLASLCLVELDPAGVSMRCVVEAADDGMDLFGGCFPASRDSRAIARMLDPGGPETWSFADLFDGTGRGAPSVVVVPSVQGRDLTVLLAATAPGRPLDTDIRSILAALMALLAQLRHRLLLESKSRRRSAADQLVAEIARAFVEQPPYNHERAVEHGLRLIGEFFDLRAVGWWAVNGDGPATVEGWWGSPDHEHEMLTDPGALEKAGSLRDVLAALGEAGTIDLPDHTPGGRGLPDTVALQRVDSDGPHAGVLVAWTPRARHLIPDVDVLGDVLARVARLMEQLLRRAEADRAVVRQLRFEDLLRRFATRMVDADADETDRIDETLGRLMAEVEVDHASIWLWQPDDEGFLVDAVHVVTLGDARPLGDEFVHFRMPAGFTLHEHAPHFSRDVSIWDLDDAPAGMQRLLRESVAVGPRQVAFLRSPGTDPEGGMRFLLISRPGSVPFGSDEIEFFRSAHSILVQHEARVAAERWFSVAFDSSPIGITLRAADHSLIHCNAAYSELVGRSVAQLRGTGFGEVMAADTAAVMNALFEDGFEETRQIETSYRRPDGTVRWASVRCSPVRLPGRRGPLMLTYAEDITERRRNRETLEYQATHDELTGLPNRRSLVGEIATELGRPGDCAVLVLDLDRFKVVNDSLGHSAGDQLLIACADRIRLSLRPGDSVCRLGGDEFAVLLRSPADHHVAAVVAERLLALLAEPVTVEGDELFPSASIGVALPEPGDSTEDLLRHADTAMYQVKARGRNGWEVFDGSMRQAVVERVRTEADLRRAIENGQLEVHYQPEFLLDSGTIVGTEALVRWRHPERGLLAAGSFISLAEETGLVVELGAWVLAQATQQGARWLHDGYGVITRVNLSARQLRGAIVSEVEEALATAGLPADRLCLELTETAIMDDVQESARILGQFRDLGVQVAIDDFGTGFSSLAYLKRFPVDILKIDRTFVDGVGVDPDDTAIVRSVIGLAQTLRLDVVAEGIEDATQLDELVRLGCSRGQGFYLARPAPAEEVSQLLTENLSTRSPGPQE from the coding sequence GTGAACGCTCCTGCGGGACACTCCGAGCGAGCCGAGATCGGCTCCATGGCCTGGCACCGCCAATTCGCGGCGTACGTGAACGAAGCGATCGCCCGATTGGCGAGATCCGAAGCCGAGCAATTCGAAACGGAACTGCACGAGGTCTTCGCCCAGTTCGCCGGCCTGCTCGATCTCGTCGTCATCGGCGAGTCGACGATGGACGACGCGGGGGTCCTCTGGTTCGATGCGAACGAGACCGACGCCGCGGCGGTGGCGGCCGACGGCGATCTGTTGCGACGGTGCCCGGCAGGCGACGGTCCCTTCTCGGTGCTCGGCCGTCCGGGGACGACGCTCCTCGCGGCTCCTGCCCAGAGTGGCGGATTCTCCCGGTTCACAGCAGCCTCGTTGCGACCTCATGTGGCGGCGAGTGGCGATGTGGTGATCGGGCTCGAGGTCGTGAGTTCGGTCGTGGGCGCCGCTCGCCAACGCGTCATCGCCGAGCACAATCTGCGTCAACAGGTCGAAACCCAGCGTTTCCTCGGCGAGTTCGCCCACCGCGCCGCCGTTGCGGCCGCGGACGACGCGACGCTGCTCGAACTCCTGCAGAGTGCCCGCGACCGCTTCGGAGTCTCGTCGGCCTCGACCCTGGTTCGCGATGGTGACGAGTACCTGCTCGTCGCAACCACCGACTTCCTCGGTACGACGGTGCTGGAGCCGGGCAGTCGGATCAAGGCCGACCTCAAGCAGCTCGATGACCTGATGTCGGCGGGCCATTCCATCCGATCGCTCGGCTCGTTCGACAATCGCCCCAGTTCGCTCCGCGCCGAAGGTGAGGTGCTGAGTGTGCCGAGCGTCGGGCCGGAGGGGGTCGAGGGGCTCGTCGTGTTCGCCGATGTGAACCGACGGAGCTGGACGGCGGCGGAGATCGGTGCCGCGAAGTCGGTGGCCGGCAGCCTTCAGAAGCTCACGCTCCGAGCAGAGCGCGAGCGCGAGCACCGTCAGCGTCGAGCGCTCGACGGGCTGGTGACCGACGCGGCCTCCCTGGCGTCGTCGGCCACCCTCGAGACTCTCGACGGGATCGTCGACGAGGCGTTGCGCCTCGCGATCGAGCGTTTGGACATCCGGGGTGCCGCACTCTGGGCCGTAGGGCCGGAGCACAGTGTGCGCGTGATGGGACGCTGGAACGACGGCCGGACGACCCGTCGGCCTGCCACCATCGCGCTGTCGGAGGCAGAGCGCGCCGCCCTCGTGGAGAACGGCCACGCTGTCGTTCGGATCGCCACGCTCGACACCGATTCGTTGGATCCCGACGATGGTCTCGCGCTCGTCGTCCCGATCGGAGCGGAGCCCGCGGGCCTTGTCGTCCTGGTCGATCCGGATCGTCACTGGTCCGGGGAGGACATCGCCGCGGCCAAGGCGCTCGCCAACATCGCCGAGCAGACTCGAGCGCGACTGAGCACCGAGACGATGATACGGAGCCGGTTGCGCGAGGAGAGGTTCGCCGCCGCGATCGCGTCCCGCTCGGTCGACATCGACCTCGCCAACATCGAAGATCGGGTCAAGGAGATGCTCCGGCTCGCGTTGGATCACTACGGCGTCGTCGAGGCCTCGATGTGGCGAATCAAGGACGGCCGGATGTCGTGCTGGAACGGAGTCCGTCGCGACGGACACGACCCGACGCGGGGAGCCCCGGTGTCGGTCCCCGACCTGAACCGCCTCCGCCACGAGGGTCTCGTCGTCGCTCGGCTCGGCGATCTCCACGACGGCGATGCGACGCGCCCGGAGGCCGACGACGCGCCGGTCCTGATCGTCGGCCTCGACGACACCGATCGGATCCCCGGAGCGCTCGTGCTGATCGATCCGATGGCGCGCCGGTGGCAGGACGAGAGCATCGCCTCGGTCCGTGCGTTCACCGACACCCTGAATCAACTCCGGCTTCGAACCGACGTCACCCGGCGCCTCGCCCGGCAGGAGGCCGTCGATGCCGTGCTCGCCACGGCATCCCGCGATTTCGTGGACACGACCCTCGACGATGCCCCCGAGGCCATTGCCGGCGTACTCGAATCGATGCGGGTCCACCTGCGGTTGGCGTCGCTCTGTCTCGTCGAGCTCGACCCGGCAGGCGTGTCGATGCGGTGTGTGGTCGAGGCGGCCGACGACGGCATGGACCTTTTCGGCGGTTGCTTCCCGGCGTCGCGCGACTCACGGGCCATCGCTCGGATGCTCGACCCGGGTGGGCCGGAGACGTGGAGCTTCGCCGACCTGTTCGACGGCACCGGCCGCGGGGCACCTTCGGTGGTCGTCGTCCCCTCCGTTCAGGGTCGTGATCTGACGGTGCTCTTGGCTGCGACCGCGCCCGGGAGGCCCCTGGACACCGACATCCGGTCGATCCTCGCCGCGCTGATGGCACTGCTCGCGCAGCTTCGTCATCGGCTCCTGCTCGAGTCGAAATCGCGCCGACGGTCCGCGGCCGACCAGCTGGTCGCCGAGATCGCCCGGGCCTTCGTCGAGCAGCCGCCCTACAACCACGAGCGCGCGGTCGAGCACGGTCTTCGCCTCATCGGTGAGTTCTTCGACCTCCGAGCAGTCGGGTGGTGGGCGGTGAACGGGGATGGGCCCGCCACCGTCGAGGGCTGGTGGGGGAGTCCGGACCACGAACACGAGATGCTGACCGACCCCGGGGCTCTGGAGAAGGCGGGTTCGCTGCGCGACGTACTCGCCGCTCTCGGCGAGGCCGGCACCATCGATCTGCCCGATCACACGCCGGGCGGCCGTGGTCTCCCCGACACGGTGGCGCTCCAGCGCGTGGACAGCGACGGTCCCCATGCGGGTGTCCTGGTCGCATGGACACCGCGCGCCCGCCACCTGATCCCCGATGTCGACGTCCTGGGTGACGTGTTGGCCCGGGTGGCGAGGCTCATGGAACAGCTCCTGCGGCGAGCCGAGGCCGATCGGGCCGTGGTGCGTCAGCTGCGCTTCGAGGATCTGCTCCGTCGTTTCGCGACGAGGATGGTCGATGCGGACGCGGATGAGACGGACCGGATCGACGAGACCCTGGGTCGGCTGATGGCGGAGGTCGAGGTCGACCACGCGTCGATCTGGCTCTGGCAACCCGACGACGAGGGGTTCCTGGTCGATGCCGTGCACGTGGTCACGCTCGGCGACGCCCGGCCCCTGGGCGACGAGTTCGTCCACTTCCGCATGCCGGCCGGTTTCACCCTCCACGAGCACGCGCCACACTTCTCGCGAGATGTCAGCATCTGGGATCTGGACGACGCGCCGGCCGGGATGCAGAGGTTGCTGCGGGAGTCGGTGGCTGTCGGACCCCGTCAGGTCGCGTTCCTCCGGTCCCCGGGGACCGACCCCGAGGGAGGTATGAGATTCCTTCTCATTTCGCGACCGGGGTCCGTGCCCTTCGGCAGCGACGAGATCGAGTTCTTCCGGTCGGCTCACTCGATCCTCGTCCAGCACGAGGCGCGCGTCGCCGCGGAGCGGTGGTTCAGCGTTGCGTTCGACTCCTCCCCGATCGGCATCACGCTGCGCGCGGCCGATCATTCCCTGATCCACTGCAACGCCGCCTATTCGGAGCTGGTCGGGCGATCCGTCGCGCAGCTGCGCGGTACCGGCTTCGGCGAGGTGATGGCGGCCGACACCGCTGCGGTCATGAACGCGCTCTTCGAGGACGGCTTCGAAGAGACACGCCAGATAGAGACCTCGTACCGTCGCCCTGACGGGACGGTGCGATGGGCGTCGGTTCGCTGCTCGCCCGTGCGACTACCCGGGCGGCGCGGGCCGCTGATGCTCACCTATGCCGAGGACATCACCGAGCGGCGGCGCAATCGCGAGACGCTCGAGTACCAAGCGACCCACGACGAGCTGACTGGCTTGCCCAACCGGCGGTCGCTGGTCGGCGAGATCGCCACGGAGCTCGGTCGGCCGGGCGACTGCGCGGTGCTCGTTCTCGACCTCGACCGATTCAAGGTGGTCAACGATTCGCTGGGCCACAGCGCCGGTGACCAGCTGCTGATCGCCTGTGCCGATCGGATCCGCCTGTCACTTCGTCCCGGTGACTCGGTCTGTCGGCTCGGTGGCGACGAGTTCGCCGTGCTGTTGCGTTCGCCCGCCGACCACCATGTGGCCGCGGTCGTGGCCGAGCGTCTGCTCGCACTGCTCGCCGAGCCCGTGACGGTGGAGGGCGACGAGCTCTTCCCGAGCGCGTCCATCGGCGTTGCCCTCCCCGAGCCGGGCGACTCCACCGAGGACCTCCTCCGCCATGCCGACACCGCGATGTACCAGGTCAAGGCACGCGGCCGCAACGGATGGGAGGTCTTCGACGGCTCGATGCGTCAAGCCGTGGTCGAACGGGTCCGCACCGAGGCCGATCTGCGGCGCGCCATCGAGAACGGCCAGCTCGAGGTGCACTACCAGCCCGAGTTCCTCCTCGACTCCGGGACGATCGTCGGCACCGAGGCACTCGTGCGCTGGCGGCACCCCGAGCGCGGACTGCTGGCTGCCGGGTCCTTCATCAGCCTGGCGGAGGAGACCGGGCTGGTCGTCGAACTCGGCGCCTGGGTCCTCGCCCAGGCGACCCAGCAGGGTGCCCGATGGTTGCACGACGGGTATGGCGTCATCACCCGGGTGAACCTGTCGGCTCGTCAGCTCCGAGGGGCCATCGTGAGCGAGGTGGAGGAAGCACTGGCCACGGCCGGGCTTCCCGCCGATCGGCTCTGCCTGGAACTGACCGAGACGGCGATCATGGACGACGTCCAGGAGTCGGCCCGGATACTCGGTCAATTCCGGGATCTGGGTGTCCAGGTGGCGATCGACGACTTCGGCACCGGCTTCTCCTCGCTCGCCTACCTCAAGCGGTTCCCGGTCGACATCTTGAAGATCGACCGGACCTTCGTCGATGGTGTCGGCGTCGATCCTGACGACACGGCCATCGTGCGCTCCGTGATCGGTCTCGCCCAGACGCTGCGACTCGACGTGGTCGCCGAGGGGATCGAGGACGCCACCCAACTCGACGAACTCGTGCGCCTGGGATGCAGTCGCGGTCAGGGGTTCTATCTCGCCCGGCCGGCCCCCGCCGAGGAGGTCTCGCAGCTGCTGACCGAGAATCTGTCGACCCGGTCGCCGGGCCCGCAGGAGTGA
- a CDS encoding twin-arginine translocase TatA/TatE family subunit, translated as MVAFLQTNELLIVLALAVLIFGGAKLPKLARSLGQAQNEFKQGLSEGAEGADDDESKSTS; from the coding sequence ATGGTTGCTTTCCTCCAGACCAACGAGTTGCTCATTGTCTTGGCCCTCGCGGTGCTGATCTTCGGAGGCGCCAAGCTTCCCAAGCTCGCGAGGTCGCTCGGCCAGGCCCAGAACGAGTTCAAGCAGGGTCTCTCCGAGGGCGCCGAGGGCGCCGACGACGACGAGTCCAAGTCCACTAGCTGA
- a CDS encoding NUDIX hydrolase has product MGDGPPPVDELRARLADQYPDVVVWAAGGLVMRDHDGELELLLVHRPQHDDWSFPKGKVDDDEALSHTAEREVEEETGFRCRRLHRLPEVRYVDAKGREKLVVYWTMEVLDGEFVLNDEVDSLGWFTLPAAEPMLTYQRDIELLDAIRPTERQLRLLA; this is encoded by the coding sequence ATGGGTGACGGGCCGCCACCGGTCGACGAGCTTCGCGCCCGACTGGCCGATCAGTATCCCGATGTCGTCGTGTGGGCCGCCGGCGGCCTCGTCATGCGAGACCACGACGGTGAGCTCGAACTGTTGCTCGTCCATCGCCCGCAGCACGACGATTGGTCGTTCCCCAAGGGCAAGGTCGACGACGACGAGGCGCTCAGCCACACCGCCGAACGCGAGGTCGAGGAGGAAACCGGCTTTCGGTGTCGCCGACTCCACCGCCTGCCCGAGGTTCGTTACGTCGACGCAAAGGGCCGAGAGAAGCTCGTGGTCTACTGGACCATGGAAGTACTCGACGGCGAGTTCGTGCTGAACGACGAGGTCGATTCCCTCGGCTGGTTCACCCTTCCGGCCGCGGAACCGATGCTCACCTACCAACGCGACATCGAACTGCTCGACGCGATCCGTCCGACCGAGCGCCAACTTAGACTGCTGGCGTGA
- a CDS encoding WhiB family transcriptional regulator codes for MDTSWMAVGNCATHPPETFFPSDGVGVEVARRICDGCPVQERCLEYALRNRIDHGVWGGTSERQRRRILKARRDAATVAA; via the coding sequence ATGGACACCAGCTGGATGGCAGTCGGAAATTGCGCCACACACCCCCCGGAAACGTTCTTCCCCTCCGACGGTGTGGGCGTCGAAGTCGCCCGGCGCATCTGCGACGGCTGCCCCGTGCAGGAGCGCTGCCTCGAGTACGCGCTGCGCAATCGCATCGACCATGGCGTCTGGGGTGGCACCAGCGAGCGCCAACGTCGGCGAATCCTCAAGGCCCGTCGCGACGCGGCCACCGTCGCCGCCTGA
- a CDS encoding sigma-70 family RNA polymerase sigma factor has translation MPTWDEVARDHARFMYSVAYRLAGNHSDAEDVVQESLLRVKRGLVNYTPGSLQGWLARIVTNVFLDETRRRKRRPQTALPDDPDRVLVGAPGADDALAMESLPDHLQTALAELQEEYRVAVVLCDVGGLSYREIADQTDVPVGTVRSRVHRGRMRLREVLS, from the coding sequence GTGCCCACCTGGGACGAGGTCGCGCGGGACCACGCCCGGTTCATGTACTCGGTGGCCTACCGACTTGCAGGGAACCATTCAGACGCCGAAGACGTTGTGCAGGAGTCGCTGCTGCGCGTGAAGCGCGGCCTCGTCAATTACACCCCAGGCTCCCTGCAAGGATGGCTTGCCCGCATCGTGACCAACGTGTTCCTCGACGAGACCCGGCGCCGAAAGCGACGACCGCAGACGGCCCTTCCCGACGACCCCGATCGGGTTCTGGTGGGTGCGCCCGGAGCCGACGACGCGTTGGCCATGGAGTCGCTGCCCGATCACCTCCAGACGGCGCTCGCGGAGCTCCAGGAGGAGTACCGAGTCGCAGTGGTGCTGTGTGATGTGGGCGGCCTCTCCTATCGCGAGATCGCCGATCAGACCGACGTCCCGGTCGGCACCGTTCGCTCCCGGGTCCATCGGGGCCGCATGCGACTGCGGGAGGTCCTGTCGTGA
- a CDS encoding zf-HC2 domain-containing protein: MNEEWLSAYLDDELAPAERDELEAAIAADPALAATHAELTDVRSRLRGASVTMPDAALGRVLAAVGSDDAGAPAAVLAFPTRRRTPTFAAAAAVFVIIAGVVGGLGGATRIPALGDLVARHEVAAAVIDGAEMPDDMGHMDKMPMDDAAAAALVMPADYSMADAFLDGSTVHLVYRTAHGDPVSVIRQDGEADLDALGDGAMMSDDGVEMWTAPMGDAYVAVVDGSGYYWTVISTEPPDDMMDVMVHDLPSRSPSMGERLRAAADAVVDPFRL; the protein is encoded by the coding sequence GTGAACGAGGAGTGGCTCTCGGCGTATCTCGATGACGAGCTCGCACCGGCCGAGCGGGACGAACTCGAGGCGGCGATCGCGGCCGACCCGGCTCTCGCTGCGACCCATGCCGAACTCACCGATGTCCGCTCGCGTCTCCGCGGCGCATCGGTGACGATGCCCGACGCGGCGCTCGGTCGCGTGCTCGCCGCGGTCGGGTCCGACGACGCCGGCGCGCCGGCGGCCGTCCTCGCCTTCCCCACCCGTCGACGGACACCGACGTTCGCCGCGGCGGCGGCCGTATTCGTGATCATCGCCGGTGTCGTCGGCGGTCTCGGCGGCGCCACGCGGATCCCGGCGCTCGGTGACCTCGTGGCCCGCCACGAGGTCGCGGCGGCGGTGATCGACGGCGCCGAGATGCCCGACGACATGGGTCACATGGACAAGATGCCGATGGACGACGCCGCAGCGGCCGCGCTGGTGATGCCGGCCGACTACTCGATGGCCGACGCCTTCCTCGACGGGTCGACGGTGCACCTCGTCTATCGCACCGCCCACGGTGATCCGGTTTCGGTCATCCGCCAGGACGGCGAGGCGGATCTCGACGCGCTGGGCGACGGTGCGATGATGTCCGACGACGGCGTCGAGATGTGGACCGCGCCGATGGGTGATGCGTACGTCGCCGTGGTCGACGGATCGGGCTACTACTGGACCGTGATCAGTACCGAACCTCCTGACGACATGATGGACGTGATGGTGCACGACCTGCCGTCGCGTTCGCCGTCGATGGGCGAACGACTCCGCGCCGCAGCCGACGCAGTGGTGGATCCGTTCCGGCTCTGA